The following are from one region of the Terriglobales bacterium genome:
- a CDS encoding ester cyclase produces MSANPKEFPDLGAVFDAHIEREFADQDVDATMKTMVPEPYVYCVPVATGAFGGQEVRRFYSEHFINQIPKDATVTPISRTIGKDQVVDEIIVSFTHDTRWDYLLPGIPPTGKHVELPHVVVMKFENGKVAHEHVWWDQASLLVQVGLLDPANLPVAGAEQARELLRAAEGRGIEHAEAIAEAAVFLASDESKHITGQEFRVGSQSDREKSPPKPAGVVNEFRRKA; encoded by the coding sequence ATGTCTGCTAATCCTAAAGAGTTTCCCGATCTGGGCGCGGTCTTTGACGCGCACATCGAGCGGGAGTTCGCCGATCAGGATGTCGACGCTACCATGAAGACCATGGTTCCAGAACCCTACGTCTATTGTGTGCCGGTCGCCACAGGAGCCTTCGGAGGACAGGAAGTCCGGCGCTTTTACAGCGAACACTTCATCAATCAAATTCCCAAAGATGCCACGGTAACGCCCATCTCCCGGACCATCGGCAAAGATCAGGTCGTAGACGAGATCATTGTGAGTTTCACTCACGACACGCGATGGGATTACCTCCTGCCCGGAATTCCTCCAACGGGAAAGCACGTCGAGCTCCCGCACGTTGTGGTCATGAAGTTCGAAAACGGGAAGGTTGCTCACGAACATGTCTGGTGGGATCAGGCCTCGTTGCTCGTACAGGTCGGACTGTTGGATCCAGCGAACCTGCCGGTGGCCGGCGCCGAACAAGCCAGAGAACTGCTGCGCGCTGCGGAAGGACGCGGCATTGAGCATGCAGAAGCGATCGCTGAAGCTGCCGTGTTTCTCGCCTCTGATGAAAGCAAACACATCACCGGTCAAGAATTTCGCGTTGGGAGTCAGTCCGACCGCGAGAAGTCGCCACCAAAGCCCGCTGGTGTTGTCAACGAATTCAGGAGGAAAGCTTGA
- a CDS encoding tetratricopeptide repeat protein, which produces MKSFKTFRLDTANHLLWRNGDRVPVPPKNYDVLAYLVDRAGQVVTQDELLEALWPETYVNPEVLRKYILEIRKTLGDRPDKPEFIETLPKRGYRFVAPVTEENGTRPQHLPAPVVVKDEPADVIAATELVTEEKVPQETISANLVATSRSRHAWRLAAISFLAILVVATAGNYLLRSRNRTPVASPDSRSIVVLPFVDMSPGRNQDYFSDGLSEQLIHDLARVSGLKVVGRSSAFQFKNKNEDVREIASKLGVANVLEGSVRREGNRVRITAELIKAQDGFQLWSQTYDRKINDIFAVQDDIARAATDALQVKLLGTNGQPVPSTVASANPEAYEAYLQGRYFMGQGHSKEALTKALAYADEAIKLDEKYAPAWALRAAVQGRMAGFSLIDINEGSQKARDDAKRAIELDPNSAPGYLALARIQNDYDWNWEAAKISLSKAADLEPGSPDVLRHRGYIFRETGNLDEAIKLNEQAIALDPLRIDFHLGQGYAFYLAGRYREAEAELQKALELNPKAPFAHLTMGEILINMGKPQQALAEVEKEPSEWGRLTGLAWAYHALGREQESNAALNELIARHDIDSAYQIAQVYAFRGEFDKSFEWLERGYKQRDGGMTDVKIDPMLKPLQRDPRYAELLKKMRLPL; this is translated from the coding sequence ATGAAGTCATTCAAGACGTTTCGTCTGGATACCGCCAACCACCTTCTGTGGCGGAACGGCGATCGCGTACCAGTTCCTCCCAAAAATTATGACGTCCTGGCCTACCTGGTGGATCGCGCCGGACAAGTTGTGACGCAGGACGAACTTCTCGAGGCACTTTGGCCGGAGACGTACGTGAATCCGGAGGTTCTCAGAAAGTACATTCTGGAAATTCGGAAGACCCTCGGCGACCGGCCCGACAAGCCCGAGTTCATCGAAACCTTGCCTAAGCGCGGATACCGGTTTGTTGCCCCCGTAACAGAAGAGAATGGAACCAGGCCGCAACACTTGCCCGCTCCGGTCGTAGTAAAGGACGAACCCGCGGACGTAATCGCCGCGACTGAGCTTGTAACAGAAGAGAAGGTTCCACAGGAGACGATTAGCGCAAATCTGGTAGCTACTTCTCGCAGCCGCCATGCCTGGAGACTTGCGGCCATATCGTTCCTGGCAATCCTTGTTGTGGCAACGGCAGGCAATTATCTGTTGCGTTCCCGAAATAGGACGCCAGTTGCGTCCCCAGACAGTAGATCTATTGTCGTTCTGCCTTTTGTGGACATGAGTCCTGGGAGAAATCAGGATTATTTTTCCGACGGCCTCTCCGAACAACTCATTCACGACCTCGCCAGAGTGTCGGGGCTCAAGGTCGTAGGGCGATCCTCGGCCTTTCAGTTCAAAAACAAAAACGAAGACGTCCGCGAGATAGCAAGCAAGCTCGGCGTGGCCAACGTTCTCGAGGGAAGCGTGCGCCGTGAGGGCAACCGTGTCCGCATCACAGCGGAACTCATCAAAGCGCAGGACGGTTTTCAGCTTTGGTCGCAAACATACGACCGCAAGATCAACGACATCTTTGCCGTGCAGGACGATATTGCGCGGGCCGCGACCGATGCGTTGCAGGTGAAATTGCTGGGAACCAACGGACAGCCGGTTCCGTCGACCGTGGCCAGCGCCAATCCTGAGGCGTATGAAGCGTACTTGCAGGGCAGATACTTTATGGGGCAGGGCCACAGCAAGGAAGCTCTTACCAAAGCGCTGGCCTATGCCGATGAGGCAATCAAGCTCGATGAGAAGTACGCTCCAGCGTGGGCTTTACGAGCGGCGGTGCAGGGCAGGATGGCCGGATTCAGCCTGATCGATATCAACGAGGGCTCGCAAAAAGCACGAGACGATGCCAAGCGGGCGATTGAACTCGATCCCAATTCGGCGCCAGGCTATCTCGCGCTGGCACGAATCCAGAATGATTATGACTGGAACTGGGAGGCCGCAAAGATTTCGCTCAGCAAAGCTGCTGATCTGGAGCCGGGCAGCCCGGATGTCCTCCGCCACCGTGGATACATTTTCAGGGAAACTGGAAATCTCGACGAGGCAATCAAGCTAAATGAGCAGGCAATTGCTCTCGATCCACTGCGCATTGATTTCCATCTGGGGCAGGGATACGCGTTCTACCTGGCCGGCCGATATCGCGAAGCCGAAGCCGAACTGCAGAAGGCGCTGGAACTGAACCCGAAGGCTCCATTTGCCCATCTGACGATGGGTGAAATCTTGATAAACATGGGAAAGCCGCAACAGGCGCTGGCCGAAGTGGAGAAGGAACCAAGCGAGTGGGGAAGACTCACGGGACTGGCATGGGCCTATCACGCGCTCGGCCGCGAGCAGGAATCGAATGCGGCGTTGAACGAGCTGATCGCCAGGCACGACATCGATTCGGCTTATCAAATCGCCCAGGTGTACGCCTTCCGCGGCGAGTTCGACAAGTCGTTTGAATGGCTGGAGCGCGGCTACAAACAGCGAGACGGCGGCATGACAGACGTAAAGATCGATCCCATGCTGAAACCTCTGCAGCGGGATCCCAGATACGCTGAACTACTCAAGAAGATGCGCCTGCCGTTGTAG
- the ybaK gene encoding Cys-tRNA(Pro) deacylase: protein MTKTNAARLLDSLGIKYELREYKVDPDDLSAETVAAKIGLPPEQVFKTLAVQGDRNGISLAVIPANAELDFKALARQTGDRKIEMLPLKEVQAATGYIRGGVTALACKKEYPVYVDELAEICDVISVSAGMRGLQILLTPQDYLRAVSGTIAAIAKAK, encoded by the coding sequence GTGACGAAAACGAACGCAGCACGACTTCTGGACAGCCTTGGAATCAAGTACGAGTTGCGCGAGTACAAGGTAGATCCCGACGATTTGTCCGCGGAAACGGTGGCCGCGAAGATCGGCCTGCCACCAGAGCAGGTGTTCAAGACCCTGGCAGTGCAGGGGGACCGGAATGGAATCTCCTTGGCGGTAATTCCCGCCAATGCAGAGCTGGACTTCAAGGCCCTCGCACGCCAGACAGGCGATCGGAAAATCGAAATGCTTCCTTTGAAAGAAGTGCAAGCCGCAACCGGTTACATTCGCGGTGGAGTTACCGCACTGGCATGCAAGAAGGAGTATCCGGTCTATGTCGATGAACTTGCTGAAATCTGCGATGTAATCTCGGTGTCTGCCGGCATGAGAGGACTACAAATCTTGCTGACTCCTCAAGATTACCTCCGCGCTGTCAGTGGAACGATCGCAGCCATTGCAAAGGCGAAGTAA
- a CDS encoding nuclear transport factor 2 family protein encodes MSERNKHLVKNLYAAFTHRDIPALLAMLSEDVIWRLPGKVPYYSGIYQGRGSVAGFFENLDAHVAIEAFEPRDFIADEDRVVVTGWSRGQVKSTHRRFNNRWVMFFLIRDGKIAKFEEYADTQALVAAHEASYYADTDSSAHGPGGNGSTIHRELPS; translated from the coding sequence GTGAGCGAACGCAACAAACACCTCGTGAAGAATCTATACGCGGCCTTTACGCACAGAGACATCCCGGCGTTGCTCGCCATGCTGTCCGAGGATGTGATCTGGCGCCTGCCGGGCAAGGTGCCCTACTACTCCGGCATTTACCAGGGTCGAGGCAGCGTGGCCGGCTTCTTCGAAAATCTCGATGCTCACGTTGCCATCGAAGCTTTCGAACCACGCGACTTCATCGCGGACGAGGATCGAGTCGTCGTGACTGGCTGGTCCCGCGGCCAGGTGAAGAGCACGCACCGCAGGTTCAACAACCGCTGGGTTATGTTCTTTCTTATTCGCGACGGCAAGATTGCGAAGTTCGAAGAATACGCAGACACCCAGGCTCTCGTCGCTGCCCACGAGGCCAGCTACTACGCTGACACGGACTCCTCTGCCCATGGACCCGGGGGCAATGGATCGACAATCCACCGTGAGTTGCCGAGTTGA
- a CDS encoding AraC family transcriptional regulator produces the protein MKIAVNVIDFEKEPHWKMPDENMVAMMLRPGFVEVGLHRSEVNRVTYDAGEMALCPRQMAQWVRSADTECLAVCISDAALTAATDTRNGQVELRGETKLVDARVGALLAAVNAERIAGFPSGKVFLDSVERALAAALIDGHAVRRPSPQIFRGGLTPSRLRKVTELVHTKIEDELTLEQMAQEVNLSVAHFSQMFRKSTGQSPHQFVLQQRVERAKELLRKAEARVLDVAVACGFKTQQHFARVFRQICGSSPTQYRREVFG, from the coding sequence ATGAAGATTGCAGTCAACGTAATCGACTTCGAGAAGGAGCCGCACTGGAAAATGCCCGATGAAAATATGGTGGCGATGATGCTGCGGCCTGGGTTCGTCGAAGTTGGCTTACATCGCTCCGAAGTAAACAGGGTTACATACGATGCCGGCGAAATGGCACTCTGCCCGCGACAGATGGCGCAATGGGTCAGGAGCGCCGACACCGAGTGCCTGGCTGTGTGCATCTCTGACGCTGCGCTGACCGCCGCCACCGATACTCGGAACGGCCAAGTGGAGTTGCGTGGCGAAACCAAGCTCGTGGATGCCCGCGTCGGGGCACTGCTTGCCGCCGTAAATGCCGAGCGGATTGCCGGCTTCCCCAGTGGGAAAGTGTTTCTGGATTCTGTGGAGCGAGCACTGGCCGCTGCGTTGATCGACGGTCATGCGGTCCGGCGTCCTTCGCCGCAAATATTCCGAGGCGGTCTCACTCCTTCTCGCCTGCGCAAAGTTACCGAATTGGTACACACGAAGATTGAGGATGAGTTGACGCTCGAGCAGATGGCACAGGAGGTGAACTTAAGCGTAGCTCACTTCTCGCAGATGTTCCGCAAATCAACCGGACAGAGCCCGCACCAGTTTGTCTTGCAGCAAAGGGTGGAACGTGCGAAGGAGTTACTGCGTAAGGCTGAGGCACGCGTGCTCGACGTCGCCGTAGCCTGCGGCTTCAAGACGCAACAGCATTTCGCGCGAGTATTCCGCCAGATCTGCGGAAGCAGTCCTACTCAATATCGGCGCGAGGTCTTCGGCTAA
- a CDS encoding ester cyclase, with protein MSKTMVGVEAPEEAVLSALAFLRNEQIDDATACFAEQFRFKDHGIGLEFKDRGRLAEFFQKTKEFYPDSLLHTNSMFVSGDHVIIEWTIQSTLTEPFYAGLSRKVPVVFHGVCVVRIDNGKITEWSDYYDGLTSRRTALAAYFTEWIEL; from the coding sequence ATGAGTAAAACGATGGTTGGGGTGGAAGCCCCGGAAGAAGCGGTGTTGAGCGCGCTGGCCTTCCTGAGAAACGAGCAGATCGACGACGCCACGGCGTGTTTTGCCGAGCAGTTCAGATTCAAGGATCATGGGATTGGATTGGAGTTCAAAGACAGGGGCCGCCTGGCTGAATTCTTCCAAAAGACAAAGGAATTCTACCCAGACTCGTTATTGCACACCAACTCGATGTTTGTCAGCGGTGACCACGTGATCATCGAGTGGACAATTCAAAGTACGTTAACAGAACCTTTCTATGCCGGACTCTCAAGGAAAGTTCCGGTCGTGTTTCATGGTGTCTGCGTCGTGCGCATCGACAATGGCAAGATCACCGAGTGGTCCGATTACTACGATGGCCTTACCTCGCGCCGCACAGCCTTGGCTGCGTACTTCACGGAATGGATCGAACTCTGA
- a CDS encoding PP2C family protein-serine/threonine phosphatase — MKFPTQAPAVFYEAVTEALYRCRDGKTALLLKSNADTETLVAEFGLLHRDLEIARKVQKASFPQKSPAIPGLQCATFYRPAHSIGGDYYDFLPLDDGTWGIAVGDVSGKGLGAALVMATLQASLRAQTLAPRPAIRTLMKNVNLVVRESSPAEFFASLFYAEYEPVSRLLTYVNAGHNPPVVARRSYGRCKILSLQSGGVPVGALDESHYDSETFQLEPGDLLIAYTDGLTESENPGGSAFGQERLKRILCSCTAEQPQEILQHILQELSAHSAGCPQADDLTLVVIRVETECSLAQCTSPLLNNSERFGLESRIQIQLDTRDRIY, encoded by the coding sequence ATGAAGTTCCCCACGCAAGCACCAGCAGTTTTCTATGAGGCCGTTACCGAAGCTTTATATAGATGTCGAGACGGCAAAACAGCATTGCTGTTGAAGAGCAACGCTGACACTGAGACGTTAGTGGCTGAGTTTGGCCTACTGCATCGCGATCTGGAGATCGCCCGAAAAGTTCAGAAGGCCTCATTCCCACAAAAGTCGCCGGCGATCCCCGGATTACAGTGCGCCACCTTCTATAGGCCAGCGCACAGCATTGGGGGCGACTACTACGACTTCCTCCCGCTCGACGACGGCACTTGGGGCATCGCGGTTGGCGACGTATCCGGAAAGGGACTTGGAGCTGCACTGGTGATGGCCACGCTGCAAGCTTCGCTTCGCGCTCAAACTTTGGCGCCGCGTCCTGCGATTCGAACGCTCATGAAGAACGTGAATCTCGTGGTCCGCGAGTCATCTCCCGCAGAATTCTTTGCCTCGCTCTTTTATGCGGAATATGAGCCTGTGTCTCGGCTGCTCACATATGTGAACGCCGGACATAACCCTCCTGTTGTAGCTCGCCGGAGTTATGGCCGGTGCAAGATCCTTAGCTTGCAGTCTGGCGGTGTGCCCGTAGGCGCGCTAGACGAGTCCCATTATGACTCTGAAACATTTCAGCTCGAACCTGGCGATCTTCTGATCGCTTATACGGACGGACTCACAGAATCGGAGAATCCGGGTGGGAGCGCTTTCGGACAAGAGCGTTTGAAGAGAATCCTGTGCAGTTGCACTGCTGAGCAGCCTCAAGAGATTCTGCAGCACATCTTGCAAGAGCTTTCGGCCCATTCTGCCGGCTGTCCGCAAGCGGACGACCTCACGCTTGTAGTCATTCGCGTAGAAACCGAGTGTTCTCTGGCGCAGTGCACGTCGCCACTCCTTAACAATTCCGAAAGATTCGGTCTGGAGTCACGAATACAGATACAACTCGACACGCGCGATCGGATTTACTGA